The following proteins are encoded in a genomic region of Molothrus aeneus isolate 106 chromosome 14, BPBGC_Maene_1.0, whole genome shotgun sequence:
- the LOC136562598 gene encoding putative P2Y purinoceptor 10 produces MESNVSSRNCSDPQMSFQSTLYATTYTLIFIPGLLANSAALWVLCRFLSRKSKAVIFMINLAVADLAHVLSLPLRTYYYINHTWPFGSFLCQVCFYLKYLNMYASICFLSCISIQRYLFLLHPFRAKGWKRRYDVAISALVWLLVGAACLPLIIVRSPALSNSINSCFSDLGVKQLSPGAAIALVTVAELFGFVIPFGTIAWCTWRMWHSLREGPTALQDAGEKRKALRMVLMCAAVFFICFTPYHINFPFFMMVIENVIRDCALHRSTLRFHPISLCLASLNCCLDPVLYYFMTSEFQAQLLRHGCVALRTRLPPRRSSASGTDTAHDIRVRKRNLPRLKFWSLPKFFGQINSMDIPTVPPDELLLESIS; encoded by the coding sequence ATGGAGAGTAACGTGTCCTCCAGGAACTGTTCCGACCCCCAGATGTCCTTCCAGTCCACCCTCTATGCCACCACCTACACCCTCATCTTCATCCCAGGGCTCCTGGCCAACAGCGCTGCCCTGTGGGTCCTGTGCCGGTTCCTCAGCAGGAAGAGCAAAGCCGTCATCTTCATGATCAACCTGGCCGTGGCCGACTTGGCCCACGTCCTCTCGCTGCCCCTGCGCACCTACTACTACATCAACCACACCTGGCCCTTCGGGAGCTTCCTGTGCCAGGTGTGCTTCTACCTGAAGTACCTCAACATGTACGCCAGCATCTGCTTCCTCAGCTGCATCAGCATCCAGCGGTACCTGTTCCTGCTGCACCCCTTCCGAGCCAAGGGCTGGAAGCGCCGCTACGACGTGGCCATCAGCGCCCTGGTCTGGCTCTTGGTGggggctgcctgcctgcccctcATCATCGTcaggagcccagccctgtccaactCCATCAACAGCTGCTTCTCGGACCTGGGTGTGAAGCAGCTCAGCCCCGGGGCCGCCATCGCGCTGGTGACGGTGGCGGAGCTGTTTGGCTTCGTCATCCCCTTCGGCACCATCGCCTGGTGCACGTGGAGGATGTGGCATTCCCTGCGGGAGGGCCCCACGGCGCTGCAGGATGCTGGAGAGAAGCGGAAGGCCCTGAGGATGGTCCTCATGTGCGCCGCTGTCTTCTTCATCTGCTTCACCCCCTACCACATCAACTTCCCCTTTTTCATGATGGTGATCGAGAACGTCATCCGGGACTGCGCCCTGCACCGGAGCACGCTGCGCTTCCACCCCATCTCCCTGTGCCTGGCCAGCCTCAACTGCTGCCTGGACCCCGTCCTCTACTACTTCATGACCTCCGAgttccaggcacagctgctgcgCCACGGCTGCGTGGCCCTGAGGACGCGGCTCCCGCCCCGCCGCAGCAGCGCCTCTGGCACCGACACCGCCCACGACATTCGCGTCAGGAAGAGGAATCTCCCCCGCCTCAAGTTCTGGTCTCTTCCCAAGTTCTTTGGCCAAATAAACAGCATGGACATCCCCACTGTGCCACCcgatgagctgctgctggagtccATCTCGTGA